One genomic region from Paramormyrops kingsleyae isolate MSU_618 chromosome 24, PKINGS_0.4, whole genome shotgun sequence encodes:
- the LOC140582471 gene encoding protein NLRC3-like: MDVLLTNLIKGNLLPSALLWITSRPAAANQIPPECIHQVTEIRGFSDAQKEEYFRRRFSDQSLASRIITHVKSSRSLFIMCHIPVFCWISATVLKRLFSETDRGEIPRTLTEMYTHFLIFQTGLKNDKYMKNCETKLKKYSKKFLLKLGKLAFDNLEKGNLIFYEQDLTGNDIDVSEASVFSGVCTEVFKEEYGLYQEKVYCFVHLSIQEYLAALCKFLSNSSADLLKTSVDQALKSKNGHLDLYLRFLLGLSTDSSKTLLQRLLGETGTSSHDIKETAQYIKRKIKENLSPERTINLFHCLNELGDNSLVEEVQRYLNSGRLSAEDLSPAQYSALAFVLLMSDEELDVFDLKKFVRSDKEHWRLLPVVKTSRTALLDSCNLTEKCCEVLASALRSNSSHLRELDLSNNYLQDSGVMLLSAGLGDSHCKPEILRSVLLGNPHF; encoded by the exons atggatgtgctgttgactaacctcattaaggggaatctgctcccatccgctctcctctggataacctcccggccagcagcagccaatcagatacctcctgagtgcatccaccaggtgacagagatacgagggttcagtgatgcccagaaggaggagtatttcaggaggagattcagtgatcagagcctggccagcaggattatcacacatgtgaaatcatcaaggagcctcttcatcatgtgccacatacctgtgttctgctggatttcagccactgtccttAAGAGGCTTTTTAGTGAAACTGACaggggagaaattccaaggactctgactgaaatgtacacacacttcctgatctttcagacaggtttaaaaaatgacaagtacatgaaaaactgtgaaaccaagcttaagaaatacagcaagaaattccttttaaaactgggtaaactggcttttgacaaccttgagaaaggcaatctcatattttatgagcaagatctgacagGGAATGACATTGATGTCAGTGAAGCTTCAGTTTTCTCTGGAGTGTGtacagaagtctttaaggaggaatatgggttgtatcaggagaaggtgtactgctttgtgcatctgagcatccaggagtatctcgctgctttatgcaagtttctgtcaaactcatcagctgacctgctgaagacctcagtggatcaggcattaaagagcaagaatggacacttggacctctacctccgcttcctcctgggcctctcaacagactccagtaagactctGTTACAAAGGCTACTGGGAGAGACAGGAACCAGCTCACATGACATTAAAGAAACAGCTCAATACATCAAGAGGAAAATAAaggagaatttatctccagaaaggaccatcaacctgttccactgtctgaatgagctgggtgacaattccctagtagaggaagtacaaagatacctgaattcaggacgtctttcagcagaagacctctcacctgcacagtattcagctctggcctttgtgttactgatgtcagatgaggagctggatgtgtttgatctgaagaaattcgTCAGATCAGATAAGGAGCAttggaggctgctgcctgtggtcaagacatctaggacagctct gttggacagctgtaatctcacagagaaatgctgtgaggtgctggcttcagctctcagatcaaactcctcacacctgagagagctggacctgagtaacaattacctgcaggattcaggagtgatgctgctctctgctggactgggggattcacactgtaaaccggagatactgaggtcagtattactgggtaatCCACACTTTTAA